Proteins from one Leptonema illini DSM 21528 genomic window:
- a CDS encoding pseudouridine synthase, whose translation MVKRQSESSSSDRRSEKGPSARTSKKSSRPASGRTEGRSFDRKDSGRSFDRKDSGRSFDRKEGGRSFDRGDSGRSFDRKDSGRSFDRKDSGRSFDRKDGGRSFDRKDSGRSFDRKDSGRSFDRKDSGRSFDRKEGGRSFDRKDSGRSFDRGDSRRSFDRPEGGRSFDRKEGGRSFDRGDSRRSFDRPEGGRSFDRKEGGRSFDRGDSRRSFDRPEGGRSFDRKEGGRSFDRGDSRRSFDRPEGGRSYDRKEGGRSFDRGDSRRSSDRPEGGRSFDRKEGGRSFDRGDSRRSFDRPEGGRSFDRREGGGGFDRGDSRRSFDRPEGGRSFDRKDGGRSFDRKEGGRSFDRGDSRRSFDRPEGGRSFDRKEGGSSFDRGDRGRGFDRPERKGPAPKATRLRPMSEDWESGAAAIEEEPDFVLPTPDANKAEVAKPADAAKNRLKELDAAVRSGIQEHTETEAMRINRYLAYCGLGSRREVEKLVEDRRVQVNGKTLDDLGYRVQPDDLVLVDGKTVRPSESRVYIALNKPPGYVVSRRSFPGNPSVYELLPAEHANLGYAGRLDRESRGLVILSSDGAFIQSIAHPRQGVTKRYLVTVDASIDDADLGIMTGRGVKDEGEVLRAISARVIDRKEKRVEIILAEGRNRQIRRMFEALEYQVVDLQRVSVGRLSLEDHSVPEGEFFTFSPDELLSGEKTEEKDVLKGFRPWKE comes from the coding sequence ATGGTAAAACGACAGTCTGAATCCTCCTCGTCCGATCGACGATCTGAAAAAGGTCCATCGGCGCGAACAAGCAAGAAATCATCCCGTCCGGCATCAGGCAGAACAGAAGGCCGTAGCTTCGATCGTAAAGACAGCGGCCGCAGCTTTGATCGTAAAGACAGCGGCCGTAGCTTTGATCGTAAAGAAGGCGGCCGTAGCTTTGATCGTGGTGATAGTGGCCGTAGCTTTGATCGCAAAGACAGCGGCCGCAGCTTCGATCGCAAAGACAGCGGCCGTAGCTTCGATCGTAAAGACGGCGGCCGCAGCTTTGATCGTAAAGACAGCGGCCGTAGCTTTGATCGTAAAGACAGCGGTCGCAGCTTCGATCGTAAAGACAGCGGCCGTAGCTTTGATCGTAAAGAAGGCGGTCGCAGCTTCGATCGTAAAGACAGTGGCCGTAGTTTTGATCGCGGTGATAGCCGACGAAGCTTCGATCGTCCGGAAGGCGGCCGTAGCTTCGATCGCAAAGAAGGCGGTCGTAGTTTTGATCGCGGTGATAGCCGACGAAGCTTCGATCGTCCGGAAGGCGGCCGTAGCTTTGATCGTAAAGAAGGCGGACGCAGTTTTGATCGTGGTGATAGCCGCCGTAGCTTCGATCGTCCGGAAGGCGGCCGTAGCTTTGATCGTAAAGAAGGCGGACGCAGTTTTGATCGTGGTGATAGCCGACGTAGCTTCGATCGTCCGGAAGGCGGGCGGAGCTACGATCGCAAAGAAGGCGGCCGTAGCTTTGATCGTGGTGATAGCCGACGTAGCTCCGATCGTCCGGAAGGCGGGCGTAGCTTTGATCGTAAAGAAGGCGGACGCAGTTTTGATCGTGGTGATAGCCGCCGTAGCTTCGATCGTCCGGAAGGCGGGCGCAGCTTCGATCGTAGAGAAGGCGGCGGCGGCTTTGATCGTGGTGATAGCCGACGTAGCTTCGATCGTCCGGAAGGCGGGCGTAGCTTCGATCGTAAAGATGGCGGGCGCAGCTTCGATCGCAAAGAAGGCGGCCGTAGCTTTGATCGTGGTGATAGCCGCCGTAGCTTCGATCGTCCGGAAGGCGGGCGCAGCTTTGATCGTAAAGAAGGCGGCAGCAGTTTTGATCGTGGTGATAGGGGCCGTGGCTTTGATCGTCCGGAACGAAAAGGACCGGCGCCGAAGGCAACGCGTCTGCGACCGATGTCCGAGGACTGGGAAAGCGGAGCCGCTGCGATCGAAGAAGAGCCTGATTTTGTTCTGCCAACTCCAGACGCAAACAAAGCCGAAGTGGCAAAGCCAGCCGATGCAGCCAAAAACCGCCTGAAAGAACTGGATGCTGCGGTGCGATCGGGCATACAGGAGCACACTGAAACGGAGGCGATGCGTATCAATCGCTACCTCGCCTACTGCGGGCTTGGATCTCGTCGTGAGGTCGAGAAGCTTGTCGAGGATCGTCGCGTTCAGGTGAACGGAAAAACACTCGACGATCTCGGTTATCGCGTGCAGCCCGATGATCTTGTACTTGTCGACGGCAAGACCGTGCGTCCTTCTGAGAGCCGCGTTTATATCGCATTGAATAAGCCTCCGGGCTATGTCGTGTCGCGACGTTCGTTTCCGGGTAACCCTTCGGTCTATGAGTTGCTTCCTGCAGAACATGCGAACCTCGGTTATGCAGGGCGGCTCGATCGCGAATCGAGAGGGCTGGTTATCCTTTCGTCTGATGGAGCCTTTATTCAAAGCATCGCTCATCCGCGTCAGGGCGTGACGAAGAGGTATCTCGTTACCGTTGATGCGTCCATCGACGACGCCGATCTCGGAATCATGACGGGCCGCGGCGTGAAAGATGAAGGCGAAGTCTTACGTGCCATCTCGGCTCGCGTGATCGATCGTAAAGAGAAACGCGTCGAGATAATCCTTGCCGAAGGCCGCAACCGTCAGATCCGTCGCATGTTTGAGGCGCTGGAATATCAG